A portion of the Candidatus Eisenbacteria bacterium genome contains these proteins:
- a CDS encoding cation:proton antiporter, with product MTFSPEIGYVGVLFALFVIPRALQRFAVPPAITSLALGVAAGIGFGLYQHDTTIHLLSAFGISALFLFAGLEVDVRELRANAGVLSQHLAVRTALLAGVAFAVARLLELEPRAATLLALGLLTPSTGFILDSIGQFGLADVEKRWVKAKAIATELLALLVMFAALQSTTIERFAVSTVVLLGMIALLPLLFRAFASVVVPFAPRSEFAFLLMMAVVCSFVTRELGVYYLVGAFVVGMSAQRFRERLPAIASEQMIHAVEMFASFFVPFYFLGAGLQLRREDLSVGALAYGAVFLASMVPLRAGAVVLHRWLALHESPRTGLRVAVAMLPTLVFGLVIAEILRDRFGVRAEIFGGVILYTIVTTMLPSFFLRRPLPDGFELHAPAVGPGPEVGRS from the coding sequence GTGACCTTCTCGCCGGAGATCGGTTACGTCGGCGTCCTGTTCGCGCTGTTCGTGATCCCGCGAGCCCTGCAACGGTTCGCCGTTCCGCCGGCGATCACCAGCCTCGCCCTCGGCGTCGCCGCGGGGATCGGCTTCGGGCTGTACCAGCACGACACGACGATTCACCTGCTCTCGGCGTTCGGCATCTCGGCGCTCTTCCTGTTCGCCGGACTCGAGGTGGACGTCCGCGAATTGCGGGCGAACGCGGGAGTGCTCTCCCAGCACCTCGCGGTCCGTACCGCGCTGCTCGCAGGAGTGGCGTTCGCGGTGGCGCGCCTTCTGGAACTCGAGCCGAGAGCTGCGACCCTGCTGGCCCTCGGACTCCTGACTCCCTCCACCGGGTTCATCCTCGATTCGATCGGCCAATTCGGCCTCGCGGACGTCGAGAAGCGCTGGGTCAAGGCCAAGGCGATCGCGACCGAACTTCTCGCACTGCTCGTCATGTTCGCGGCCCTGCAATCCACGACGATCGAACGTTTCGCCGTCTCGACCGTGGTGCTGCTGGGCATGATCGCCCTGCTGCCGCTGCTGTTCCGCGCCTTCGCTTCGGTCGTCGTGCCGTTCGCGCCCCGCTCGGAGTTCGCATTCCTGCTCATGATGGCGGTCGTCTGCTCGTTCGTGACGCGCGAGCTGGGGGTGTACTACCTGGTCGGCGCGTTCGTCGTGGGCATGTCCGCGCAGCGCTTCCGCGAACGGCTGCCGGCGATCGCCTCGGAGCAGATGATCCACGCGGTCGAGATGTTCGCCTCGTTCTTCGTGCCCTTCTACTTCCTGGGGGCCGGCCTGCAGTTGCGCCGCGAGGATCTGTCCGTGGGTGCGCTCGCGTACGGAGCCGTGTTCCTCGCCTCGATGGTTCCGCTGCGGGCCGGCGCGGTCGTCCTGCACCGATGGCTGGCACTGCACGAGTCGCCACGCACCGGACTGCGCGTGGCGGTGGCGATGCTTCCGACCCTCGTCTTCGGGCTCGTCATCGCCGAGATCCTGCGCGACCGCTTCGGCGTCCGGGCCGAGATCTTCGGCGGCGTGATCCTGTACACGATCGTGACCACGATGCTGCCCAGCTTCTTCCTGCGGCGCCCCCTGCCGGATGGCTTCGAGCTTCACGCGCCCGCGGTGGGGCCGGGGCCCGAGGTCGGCCGATCCTGA
- a CDS encoding class I SAM-dependent methyltransferase, with amino-acid sequence MSQTSSSSDAATSDPFEKFKANQRASWAHFGPLAVFTTPSAARLVRFAGVQPGQRVLDVGSGTGVVAVTAARLGAKVTAADLTPELIDQARHNAEIAGVAVDWHEADVEALPFADAQFDVVLSQFGHMFAPRPDLAIAQMLRVLRPGGTIAFSTWPPDQFVGRLFALTARYAPPPPPGVAPPVQWGDPGVVRERLGAAVREIVFERDLMLVNTLSPQHLRYATERTAGPVLKLVESLEKSDPAKLAEYRRESDELASSYFESNGMRQSYLMTRATKV; translated from the coding sequence GTGAGCCAAACCAGTTCGTCATCCGACGCGGCGACGTCCGATCCGTTCGAGAAGTTCAAGGCGAATCAGCGTGCGTCGTGGGCGCACTTCGGTCCCCTGGCGGTCTTCACGACCCCGTCGGCGGCGCGGCTGGTGCGCTTCGCGGGCGTGCAGCCCGGACAGCGTGTGCTCGACGTGGGGTCGGGCACGGGCGTCGTCGCGGTGACGGCGGCGCGGCTCGGGGCGAAAGTGACCGCCGCGGACCTCACGCCGGAGTTGATCGATCAGGCGCGCCACAACGCGGAGATCGCCGGGGTGGCGGTGGACTGGCACGAAGCCGACGTCGAGGCGTTGCCGTTCGCGGATGCGCAGTTCGACGTCGTGCTCAGCCAGTTCGGTCACATGTTCGCGCCGCGGCCGGATCTCGCGATCGCCCAGATGCTGCGCGTGCTGCGGCCCGGTGGCACGATCGCGTTTTCGACCTGGCCGCCGGACCAGTTCGTGGGCCGCCTGTTCGCGCTCACCGCACGCTACGCGCCCCCTCCGCCGCCGGGCGTCGCGCCGCCGGTGCAGTGGGGCGACCCGGGAGTCGTCCGGGAGCGCCTCGGGGCCGCGGTGCGGGAGATCGTTTTCGAACGCGACCTCATGCTGGTCAACACCCTGAGCCCTCAGCATCTTCGGTACGCCACCGAGCGAACCGCCGGCCCGGTTCTGAAACTGGTCGAGTCGCTCGAGAAAAGCGACCCGGCAAAACTGGCCGAGTACCGCCGCGAGAGCGACGAGCTGGCCTCGAGCTACTTCGAGTCCAACGGGATGCGACAGTCGTACCTGATGACCCGCGCGACCAAGGTCTGA
- a CDS encoding SpoIIE family protein phosphatase, which yields MYTLKRDLPRQSEARRSRSDGVTTARSDLVALVLLAGACFADLQTGYELSSSLFYIIPVAYAAWFTGRARGMGVAVMSAAAWLVCQRVGGMPFSRPGILFANAAAELAIYFGTAWTVSRVAADADLQRRLTAHANEAREALDREFLAVGQLQRGLLPRELPRMPGYAWEVHYATSTRAGGDYYDGFRLQDGRVGVVVADATGHGAPAAVLMAMGRALLGAQPSAMSHPAEVLERLNQQLGRMLPPGWFLTAAYLTLDPGSGRFEYALAGHDPPLIVRARDRSVAPLEDRAGLPLGPFPDRRYVAGEELLDPGDTLVMFTDGVTETMNASNELFGLERLRASLASTAAADLAEVQCELLVRLDRHAGGRPREDDTTIVLLRRLASE from the coding sequence ATGTACACCCTGAAGCGCGATTTGCCCCGGCAGTCGGAAGCTCGGCGGTCGAGAAGCGACGGCGTCACCACCGCGCGATCCGATCTGGTGGCGCTCGTCCTGCTGGCCGGAGCCTGCTTCGCCGACCTGCAGACCGGGTACGAGCTTTCCTCGTCGCTCTTCTACATCATTCCCGTCGCGTACGCGGCGTGGTTCACGGGTCGGGCACGGGGCATGGGCGTCGCGGTCATGAGCGCCGCCGCGTGGCTCGTCTGCCAGCGCGTCGGCGGCATGCCCTTCTCGAGGCCCGGGATCCTGTTCGCCAACGCCGCCGCGGAGCTTGCGATCTACTTCGGAACCGCCTGGACGGTCTCGCGCGTCGCGGCCGACGCGGATCTGCAGCGCCGGCTCACGGCGCACGCGAACGAGGCCCGCGAGGCGCTCGACCGGGAGTTCCTCGCGGTCGGCCAGTTGCAACGTGGACTCCTGCCCCGGGAGCTTCCCCGCATGCCCGGTTACGCATGGGAGGTGCACTACGCGACCAGCACCCGGGCGGGCGGCGACTACTATGACGGATTCCGTCTGCAGGACGGACGCGTGGGCGTGGTCGTCGCCGATGCGACCGGACATGGCGCTCCCGCGGCGGTCCTGATGGCGATGGGCCGCGCGCTGCTCGGCGCACAGCCCTCGGCCATGTCTCATCCGGCCGAAGTGCTCGAGCGGCTGAACCAGCAACTGGGAAGGATGCTCCCTCCCGGCTGGTTCCTGACCGCGGCCTACCTGACCCTCGATCCCGGGAGCGGCCGGTTCGAGTACGCGTTGGCGGGCCACGACCCACCCCTCATCGTGCGCGCCCGCGACCGAAGCGTCGCGCCGCTCGAGGATCGCGCGGGCCTGCCGCTGGGTCCCTTTCCGGATCGCCGGTACGTGGCCGGCGAGGAACTTCTGGATCCCGGCGACACGCTGGTGATGTTCACCGACGGGGTCACCGAAACGATGAACGCCTCGAACGAACTGTTCGGCCTCGAACGCCTCCGCGCGAGCCTGGCGTCCACGGCGGCGGCGGACCTCGCGGAGGTCCAATGCGAGCTGCTGGTCCGGCTCGACCGGCATGCCGGAGGCAGACCGCGGGAGGACGACACGACGATCGTGCTTCTCCGCCGCCTCGCGAGCGAGTGA
- a CDS encoding cytochrome P450, which translates to MSTSDPNAGPAGPTGTSVPADAVTVSGHAEVVRVATDPVRFSNAASRFLQIPNGLDGAEHDRFRALVDRYFTPGALAEFEPACRRVACELTGSIRPGEVFDAVGGLGGRFAVRAQVAWLGWTPALEEPLLEWLKDKFESMRSGDPAHAEDAARRFDALVLPLLEERRDSDGSRDVTDRLLHDTSAGRPLTDAEVVSILRNWTGGDLASIAQCVGVIVHDLAAHECIDRRLRDESSDPRFDEGLEELLRRNDPFTSSRRVATCPVEAGGSRVRTGQRVTLDWRAANRDPGVFRDPDAFDPHGNAAHNLVYGVGPHVCPGRPLVRMELRELVRALHSDFRRLVLAGAPVEERPPMGGFRSVPVRALA; encoded by the coding sequence ATGAGCACTTCCGATCCGAACGCGGGTCCGGCAGGCCCGACCGGGACGTCCGTTCCCGCGGACGCCGTGACGGTCAGCGGGCACGCCGAAGTCGTCCGGGTCGCCACAGACCCGGTTCGTTTCTCTAATGCCGCCTCCCGCTTTCTTCAGATCCCGAACGGACTCGACGGCGCGGAGCACGACCGATTCCGTGCGCTCGTGGACCGGTACTTCACCCCCGGGGCGCTTGCGGAGTTCGAGCCGGCCTGTCGGCGGGTGGCTTGCGAACTCACGGGGTCGATCCGCCCCGGAGAGGTCTTCGACGCGGTGGGCGGACTCGGCGGCCGCTTCGCGGTCCGGGCGCAGGTCGCCTGGCTGGGCTGGACGCCCGCGCTCGAGGAGCCGTTGCTGGAGTGGTTGAAGGACAAGTTCGAGAGCATGAGAAGCGGTGACCCTGCGCACGCCGAGGACGCGGCGCGCCGGTTCGACGCGCTCGTCCTGCCGCTGCTCGAGGAGCGCCGGGACTCGGACGGTTCGCGGGACGTCACCGACCGGCTGCTGCACGACACGAGCGCCGGGCGCCCGCTGACCGATGCGGAGGTCGTTTCGATCCTGCGCAACTGGACGGGCGGAGACCTCGCGTCGATCGCCCAGTGCGTGGGTGTCATCGTCCACGACCTCGCGGCGCACGAGTGCATCGACCGGCGCCTGCGGGACGAGTCGTCGGATCCGCGGTTCGACGAAGGTCTCGAGGAACTCCTGCGCCGGAACGATCCGTTCACCTCGAGCCGCCGGGTCGCCACCTGTCCCGTCGAGGCCGGTGGCTCCCGGGTGCGAACCGGTCAGCGCGTCACGCTGGACTGGCGCGCCGCGAATCGGGATCCGGGGGTTTTCAGGGACCCCGACGCCTTCGACCCGCATGGCAACGCCGCGCACAACCTCGTCTACGGCGTCGGCCCGCACGTCTGCCCGGGACGACCGCTCGTTCGCATGGAGCTGCGCGAACTCGTGCGGGCGCTTCATTCCGACTTTCGCCGGCTGGTCCTGGCGGGCGCACCCGTCGAGGAACGTCCTCCGATGGGCGGGTTCCGCTCGGTTCCCGTTCGCGCGCTCGCCTGA
- a CDS encoding NYN domain-containing protein, translating into MPGPRSVPLLQKGNRVKASPPPVGQQLSIAMFIDFENIALGLRDPSSPFEVRRILDRLLEKGRVIVKVAYADWNRFRNHTRSLHENGIELIEIPRRETTGKNSADIRLVVDAMDLCWSKEHIDTFVIVSGDSDFSPLVAKLKENGRHVIGLGMKKSTSPLLANACDEFIYYEDLEQAHEPAEADERPAQGRDSAFRLLADTVRALQRENFDVIQASLVKDTMKRKRPAFSEAALGYGSFSELLEDAQDAGLVQIRKDERSGTWMVVSVASEAPARRRRRTRS; encoded by the coding sequence ATGCCCGGACCCCGAAGCGTCCCGCTCCTTCAGAAAGGCAACCGCGTGAAGGCTTCCCCCCCGCCTGTCGGCCAGCAGTTGAGCATCGCGATGTTCATCGACTTCGAGAACATCGCCCTCGGGCTGCGCGACCCCTCCTCGCCCTTCGAGGTGCGCCGCATCCTCGACCGCCTGCTCGAGAAGGGCCGCGTCATCGTCAAGGTCGCCTACGCGGACTGGAACCGGTTCCGCAATCACACCCGGAGCCTGCACGAGAACGGCATCGAGCTGATCGAGATCCCACGGCGCGAAACCACCGGCAAGAACTCCGCCGACATCCGTTTGGTCGTGGACGCGATGGACCTGTGCTGGAGCAAGGAGCACATCGACACGTTCGTGATCGTCTCGGGCGACAGCGACTTCTCCCCCCTGGTCGCCAAGCTCAAGGAGAACGGCCGGCACGTGATCGGACTCGGCATGAAGAAGTCCACCTCGCCGCTGCTGGCCAACGCCTGCGACGAGTTCATCTACTACGAGGACCTCGAGCAGGCCCACGAGCCGGCCGAAGCCGACGAGCGGCCGGCGCAGGGACGCGATTCCGCCTTCCGGCTGCTGGCCGACACGGTGCGTGCGCTCCAGCGCGAGAACTTCGACGTCATCCAGGCATCGCTGGTGAAGGACACGATGAAGCGCAAGCGGCCGGCATTCAGCGAGGCGGCCCTCGGTTACGGCAGCTTCAGCGAACTGCTCGAGGACGCGCAGGACGCGGGCCTCGTCCAGATCCGAAAGGACGAGCGCAGCGGCACGTGGATGGTGGTGAGCGTCGCCAGCGAAGCTCCCGCCCGCCGCCGCCGCCGGACGCGGAGCTGA